agcgataataaattataatcacttgcagaattgtgcgatatttgtggggaaattcgtcataaattagagcgattaatcgtgagttaactatgacattaatgcgattaatcgcgattaaaaattttaatcgtttgacagcactaaaaaatatatatatctattcttATGTTCGcataattggatgatgaaagtcagtacCTCATTCtctaagctaagtgaaaattccCTATGCAAAGAGAAAATGTCCCCAGCTTAGAAAATAAGGTGAAGCTGGGCTGATTTCAATCATCCAATCCAATGTGTCAGCACAAATTTTACTGCCTTCCCTAACCACAAGTGTAAAtgagtcttttctctgctgtgATCATTTTTACCAAGCAAACAATTTTCAAATGGCTAAATTAGGGATGCaccaaatggaaattttggtgctgaaaaccaaaaatgcaggatgcacttaGCGAaaaacctaaaattacagtttaaaaaaaaaaaaaaaaaaaaaaaaaaatgtatatttttagatataattgtattatatttgacttaatatcatcaatttaaattgatatgaatttattgttggccattagtggcacctttagtgcaagaaaagctTAAGAAAAAttcagtctgcagtctctgaccatctcatgtatcatgtcaGCAATAACTTACCTAAAGTTAAACacatttgggccagatccacatacaaatagatcggcgcagcgtatcagagatacactacgccgccgtatcttacctggctttaaatcgaatcctggaagaatttgcgctgtaagttacggcggcgtagtgtatctctggcggcggaattcaaaacggcgattagggggcgtgattcatttaaatgaatcgcgtccccgcgccgaatgaactgcgcatgctccgtttctaaatttcccgccgtgcattgcgctaaatgacgtcgcaacgacgtaatttttttaacttagatgtgatttacgtccatcccgattcacggacgacttatgcaaaaaaaaaattttaaattttgacgcgggaacgacggccatacttaacatggcaagtctatctatacgccgcaaaataccagctttaactatacgccggaaaaagccgactagagacgacgtaagagaatgcgacggccccgcgtatgttcgtggatcgtcgaaaatagctaatttgcatacccgacgcggaaaacgacgtgaacgccacccagcggactccgaactattgcatcttagatccgaaaggcgtacgaggacgtatacctgtcggatctaacccagatgccgtcgtatcttggtttgaggattcaaaccaaagatacgacgcgggtaatttgaaagtacgccggcgtatcagtagatacgccggcgtactctgtctgcgGATCTGCCCCATTGCTAATAGTACTAGCAAAATTTCCAGTCGGTGCAActctagcagacatgatacaagagatcaatgcagccttaccagtgtccaTGAAATGCAGTCTCACCGTTGCCCGTCGGatgccgcctcaccagtgcccgtcggatgcagcctcaccagtgctcgtcggatgcagcctcaccagtgctcgtcggatgcagcctcaccagtgcccgtcggatgcagcctcaccagtgcctggaTCAGAGCGGCGATCTCTATCTGTGTCACGGGGCTGGATTATAATTTCCCAGGCCAGGCAGCCAAAGAAACAATGTCCCACCTCCTGTGATacatcacactgattcaattACTGCAGCCACCCAGACAATTCATCTCCATGGCATAGAGAGAGATCACCGCTatgtgtgagaagaagagaaggagggaggtGAGGACTGACTGAGCCACCAGGATGACACCCCCACAATGTGCAGCACACGAGGCAGACCCCGCCCCCTTTTCTATGCCATTATCTGCACCTTTTCTTCTTTCAGTCGCATGCCCAAAACACAGTTTTCGGCAGATATTTTTCAGCGATCAACATTTCAGTGCACCACTACTAAAAATGGATAACAGCAGTCCAAGAAAAGTTGCTAAGCAATACATTTTAGCAGttagagaaaataaaacaatacttACTGCTTTTGCATCTTGCAAAATGTTATCGATGTCCTGCAATGTAAAGGAGCAATAAATGAATAGATGCACACACAAATTGTAGACATTTTAAAGACATTGGTATGTTATGAATTGGCACCAGGAGCAAAACGCTGAACGTTCTTACCTGTCAGCAttgcagagggaaaaaaaagacaagacaatCAGGGTAGGGTGCAATTATTCACAATACACTGGTACAGTCATAGATATTTGAAGATTAACAATGGAAGGGGAGTACTCTCCCCACTGACCTCCAGTGGAAGGGGAGTACTCTCCCCACTGACCTCCAGTGGAAGGGGAGTACTCTCCCCACTGACCTCCAGTGGAAGGGGAGTACTCTCCCCACTGACCTCCAGTGGAAGGGGAGTACTCTCCCCACTGACCTCCAGTGGAAGGGGAGTACTCTCCCCACTGACCTCCAGTGGAAGGGGAGTACTCTCCCCACTGACCTCCAGTGGAAGGGGAGTACTCTCCCCACTGACCTCCAGTGGAAGGGGAGTACTCTCCCCACTGACCTCCAGTGGAAGGGGagtattctccccactgacctccAGTGGAAGGGGagtattctccccactgacctccAGTGGAAGGGGagtattctccccactgacctccAGTGAAAGGGGgatattctccccactgacctccAGTGGAAGGGGgatattctccccactgacctccAGTGGAAGGGgatattctccccactgacctccaatgcaagggggcattctccccactgacctccaatgcaagggggcattctccccactgacctccaatgcaagggggcattctccccactgacctccaatgcaagggggcattctccccactgacctccaatgcaagggggcattctccccactgacctccAGTGGAAGGGGagtattctccccactgacctccAGTGGAAGGGGagtattctccccactgacctccAGTGGAAGGGGagtattctccccactgacctccAGTGGAAGGGGagtattctccccactgacctccAGTGGAAGGGGagtattctccccactgacctccAGTGGAAGGGGgatattctccccactgacctccAGTGGAAGGGGgatattctccccactgacctccAGTGGAAGGGGgatattctccccactgacctccAGTGGAAGGGgatattctccccactgacctccaatgcaagggggcattctccccactgacctccaatgcaagggggcattctccccactgacctccaatgcaagggggcattctccccactgacctccaatgcaagggggcattctccccactgacctccaatgcaaGGGGaatattctccccactgacctccaatgcaagggggcattctccccactgacctccaatacaAGGGGaatattctccccactgacctccaatgcaagggggcattctccccactgacctccaatacaAGGGGaatattctccccactgacctccaatgcaagggggcattctccccactgacctccaatacaAGGGGaatattctccccactgacctccaatgcaaGGGGGCATTCTCCCCAtttacctccaatgtaagggcacattcttcccactgacctccaatttaAAGGGACACTACAATTTTCACTGTCAGCGTCTCTTTTCTGGCCATTACTTAATCCTTTCATTCCATGACTACTACTGTAAATAATTTGGTTGGATAGATAAGGGTAATCTTTTCTGGGTGTCAAATACTCAAACAGGTGTGCCATAATCCATATTTATTCCTTTATTATTATCTGTACAGATCTGATCACACTCATGTACCTTACACTGTAGCTAAAATAATGTTTAacgggggttccctgagacctggagATTATTTCAGGGGTTCCTCTGCAGTAAGGTGGAGAACATCTACTCTTGGGTCGTAGATAACAGAGAATTTGCCCCCTCCCAGTCCTTCTGTATTAAACTGTATtataattgtactgtcccccATCTACATTGtcaagtgctgcgtaaactgttggcacaatataataataattcccTCATATATACCTGTAATATTCCTGTCCTGGCTGCAATCCATGGCAGGATACATGGGGCAGATCGccctgtatgctgccatgttggcaccaGGATAACCGAATATTTAAATATTGTCATTGGAAAATAAAagtcagctgatcacatgattggCTGGGGCAGCAATGATATCAATTTGGAATTGTCAGCCCCATAACACCCCACTGGAAGAGTTGTGTTACTGGCAATCACTGCACATTACAGAAGAATGGAAGGAGAGAGCAATGAATAGGACTCTCACCTGATTAAATTCTGCAGCAGACAGGTGACAGTGACAGTCCACAATCCCCCCATTCAGCTCCATCCCGGATCCCCCAACAAGAACTTGCAGACATCTGTCAGTCTCCAGCTCAGCATGGACTCTCactgcgtgcgcatgcgcctccCCATCCACCAAGCACCGTCCTCCATCTTTGTACACCCGTTCTTTACAGACCTAGCGACATCAACTCCAAATATTTAACATTCCGGTAAAAATTATCTTACTCTATGTAGCTGCATTGAAACTGTCATCTAAAAAGTGATATGAGTTTTATTTCAAGTACTGGCAGTTgtcgggtgtagcaagatggcgattTTCCCTTTTTAGCTGGCAGCTAGTTGCTCacgttgttttaatttttttgttactaaattattttaaatatagcaATTACAATGCTTTACGAATACAAGTTAGTTAGAAATAGTAATTAATAAAGATTGAGAGTAGTTAGATGGCGGCTCTCCGACTTCCGGTGCGCAGGGAAAAAGACCGAAATATGCCATGATATTCGTTTGGAAAGAATGCTTAATAATATCCTAATACGTACAGAGTAATAacgataaaaataaatattaaagcaAGCCGCCCCAGTGCCAACCTACACGGAACGAATGTGTTAGGGACGGTTCCCGGGGGTGCAGATTTGGAAGCGGGACTTCCGGCGCGGGGATTTCCGGTTTTTGAAAATGGCGGCAAATGTTGACAGTCCGAAGCGACGGAGTCTCCGCTCACAGGATACGAAAGTGGACGCTGAGAACGGACCAGCCTCTTCCACCTCAGGGGCCCGGGGCCCCGCAGTGCCAAGGACTTCCGGTAATGCGAAAAGCCTGTCTGCGGAGAAGAGGAGGGCAGGCACAGAGAGAAAGGAGGGGTCCCTGGGCAAGAGGAGAAGCGAAGAGATACTCAGGAGGAAGCAACACCCCATTAAAGGGACTCCTCAGGGGAAGAATGAAACAGACCAGGAACCCAATAACAGAGCGCCCTCCACaggaaggaaggagaaaagaGACTCAAAGAGCGCGCACCCCAAGGGGCCCAACGCTGCGGAGAGCGCCCACCCCAAGGGGCCCAACGCTGCGGAGAGCGCGCACCCCAAGGGGCCCAACGCTGCGGAGAGCGCCCACCCCAAGGGGCCCAACGCTGCGGAGAGCGCCCACCCCAAGGTGCCCAACGCTGCAGACCGTGTACCCTCCATGGAGCCCAAAAGTGCCTCTCATTCTCCTGGAGGTGATGACGTTAGAAGCCTACGATCGCGGAGAAGCCAGGACAGCCCCAGTGTTAACATTGCGGACAACCCCCAAGGTGCCACCTCCTCCCCCGCAACTAATGCATCCCTCAACAGAGAGACCAGATCCAGCAAAGCTAAAAGCCAAGAGCAGCCTGAAGCCTCCGCTGCAGTAAGAGGACTGGGTGAAGGTGCAATCTCAAGCAAAGACAAAGCACGCCTTGCTGAGCCCAGCtctgaaaaaacacaaggctCTGAGGGCCCTGTTGAGAGCAGCGGCCATGGAAGTAGCCTGCGACCAAGGAGAAGCCGTGACGGCTCCAGCATTAACGGAGAGAACAGCTCCAGAGGAGCCGCCGCTGTAACTAGTGCCTCGCTGAAGAGAGAGACCAGATCCAGTGCAGGAAGAAAGCAGGAGGGATCTGAAGCCATCATGGGTAAAGGTGCCATCTCAAGCAAAGAGATAATGGAAAATGAAGACCTTGTGGAGCCCAACTCTCAAAAACAAGAGAACCCCGATGAGAGCAGCAGTCGTAATAGAAGCCTGCAATCAACGAGAAGCCGTGAGGGCTCTGGCTTTAATGCAGAGGATGACCATAAAGGAGCCACCCCATCCACCGTAACTAGAACATTGTCTAACAGAAAGACCAGAGCCAGAAAAACAAAGGACTTTGAGGAACCTGGAGTCTCCATTGCAGTCAGCGGAGGAGGTGATGGTTTAGACTCAAGCCAGCAGAATGAAAACCAAGCCAAGGCCAACTCTCAACATGGGAAAGGATCTGAGGACCCTGGTGGGAGTAGTGGTCATAATAGAAGCTCACAACCAAAGGGAAACCTTAGTAGCACCAATGTTAATGTAGAGGACAGCTCCAGAGCAGCCGCTTTGTCCACTGGTACCAATGCATCATTCACCAGAGAGACCAGATCCAGTAAAGCAATAGACTTTCAAGAGGAAAAAGGTTCTGGGGACTTTGGTGGGAGAAGCAGCCACAATAGAAGCTTACAAAGACAGAGGAGCCCTGAGGTCTCCAGCAGTAATGTACAGAACAGCTCCAGAGGACCCAGTTCTTCCACTGAAAGGTGTGATTTAATCAGCGGAGACGCTACGGGACAAAAAATATATGAGAAAGCTGGACTTTCCACTGCTGCCAATAAAAGTGACAGTGATACACTTTTAAGTAAAGGAGACAGAGTAATGAGGCCTAGCAACCAAAGTGAGGAGACCTTAGACATCTCTGGTGGGGTTAGAAGTCCGGGTAAAAACTTAAGACCAAGGAGAAGCTGTGATGGCTCTGGCATCAGTGGTGGCAATAGTGAGGCAATACGAGGAGGTGATGGTACACCTTCCAAAGAAAGGACTGGGAAAAGTGAACCCATCACCCAGAGTGGGGACGTATTGGGGAATCCTAGGGGGCACATCAGTCCCAGGAAAAacgtaacaaaaaataaaaatcttgagGACCCTGTTGATGAAAGGCATCCTTCTAACTTGACCATGGAGAGCAATGCAGGAGAGGCTGCCAGAGACTATAAAGTGCACTGTTGTTCCAAGCAGTTGCTACAGGAGATGCTGGGGATGTGCACTGGAATCTGCAAAGAAATTGTGGATAGTCAGCAGTATCTGAATGAGGAACAGAAGCAGCAGCATCACAAGAACTTGGTCTGGGTGAGAAGAGTTTTGCTTTGGAACTTTAAATTTTAGTAGAGATGTtgtgagagaatatatatatatatatatatattagtgctgtcaaacgattaaaatttttaatcgcattaatgtcatagttaactcacgattaatctatctaatttatgacgaatttccccacaaatatcgcacaattctgcaagtgattataatttattatcgctgttttctagctgatctaaaaccatttttgacataaagggacacttttggacaatctacagtttttcaggcagaaagaatagtttttattatataaaagtacatgtaggacactgggcagaccactagggacaagggggggtgtgtattttttacatacagtactgtaatctataagattacagtatactgtgtgtattgtgtttgtttacttttttgaatttggcgccgttctccgctcccgtgcgtcgtaacgttgcagggaacggagctcggcggcacacaggcactgtgaatcgagcgaggacccgccaagcgaggaggacccgccaagcaaggaggacccgctcgatcacacagcggggtggcatcgctggatccagggacaaggtgagtaacttgcctgtgaatccagcgagaaggtaagccgcgccgcgccgctgcacactctgcatgtccaccccgagggctcctgcgttaatcgcacgataaaaatattgacggcgttaaacggctttaacgcaaacccatgttaacgcacagccctaataaatatatatatatatatagatttgtttaagggccagttcacactataGAAACAAAGTccggatgcttttctgcatgcgcgtttttgatgcagtctattgcatttttatcccccacccctcttttttcttaactgcttcagccccggaagattttatccccttcctcattttaactgaaaattgcacggtcgttcaacgctgcacccaaacacaattggcgtcctttttttttccacaaatagagctttcttttgggggtatttgatcaccactgcagttttattttttgcgctataaacaaaagaacacaaaaaatttaaattcgtgtatattggttggtttgcgcaaaagttataggggataGAATCAtggctttttatttttaacctgcaatttttattgagactgcaacattacggcggacacttttgacacatttaaaaatgcactgattactgtaaaaatgttactggcagggaaggagttaactgtgttcccACTCCTTATTATAACTGAAGGAGGGATGGTACTTATTAGGAGAAATTGCATATCACTGTTGATACTTTGTATAAACAGACTATTAGTCATTTCTCTCCTGAGTCTATGAGAaccgggatgtgtgtgtttacacacacaaatcccggttcttGCTGTGTCACGAGTGATCGCGGTTGCCCAGCGGTTATCGTGCTCGCTGGACACTCGTAGCAGCAGTCGCGCGCGTGACCCTAGTGGCCACATGGCGAAGCCACGTAACAtaacgttgttttgcccagcGTGCCCTgctgctgcagtaaaactgcggcgcctgatcggcaagtggttaaacttaaatAAGGACGtttgtgttccagtgcgtttttgatgctttttacaGCGTTACAGTGCaggaaaaaagcttttttttttttttttttttttttctggaactgc
The sequence above is drawn from the Rana temporaria chromosome 4, aRanTem1.1, whole genome shotgun sequence genome and encodes:
- the NSL1 gene encoding kinetochore-associated protein NSL1 homolog, yielding MAANVDSPKRRSLRSQDTKVDAENGPASSTSGARGPAVPRTSGNAKSLSAEKRRAGTERKEGSLGKRRSEEILRRKQHPIKGTPQGKNETDQEPNNRAPSTGRKEKRDSKSAHPKGPNAAESAHPKGPNAAESAHPKGPNAAESAHPKGPNAAESAHPKVPNAADRVPSMEPKSASHSPGGDDVRSLRSRRSQDSPSVNIADNPQGATSSPATNASLNRETRSSKAKSQEQPEASAAVRGLGEGAISSKDKARLAEPSSEKTQGSEGPVESSGHGSSLRPRRSRDGSSINGENSSRGAAAVTSASLKRETRSSAGRKQEGSEAIMGKGAISSKEIMENEDLVEPNSQKQENPDESSSRNRSLQSTRSREGSGFNAEDDHKGATPSTVTRTLSNRKTRARKTKDFEEPGVSIAVSGGGDGLDSSQQNENQAKANSQHGKGSEDPGGSSGHNRSSQPKGNLSSTNVNVEDSSRAAALSTGTNASFTRETRSSKAIDFQEEKGSGDFGGRSSHNRSLQRQRSPEVSSSNVQNSSRGPSSSTERCDLISGDATGQKIYEKAGLSTAANKSDSDTLLSKGDRVMRPSNQSEETLDISGGVRSPGKNLRPRRSCDGSGISGGNSEAIRGGDGTPSKERTGKSEPITQSGDVLGNPRGHISPRKNVTKNKNLEDPVDERHPSNLTMESNAGEAARDYKVHCCSKQLLQEMLGMCTGICKEIVDSQQYLNEEQKQQHHKNLVWDFESAFQENVSINGRSWHEAPDKDSEPDIKILEDQLDEAIVETSMKRKRYPRKILSHFVKALKTEREILNQYKPVVNPEKVRLDPALELRMKDLSATTATVCHHIHETKKALPVQLKKAEGFCEVLSLQPVLEESHIRKDIFYSRVVIEDISKSIPKILDTTPTESEPQDLATPVRSLRKRKISLPQRHLYPLQSKRKISLES